A genomic region of Haliotis asinina isolate JCU_RB_2024 chromosome 1, JCU_Hal_asi_v2, whole genome shotgun sequence contains the following coding sequences:
- the LOC137256430 gene encoding DNA oxidative demethylase ALKBH2-like, with translation MRQSLWGCLIDLIISDFEQTHGAKDDVDVNRREIADSGEADVDAQSKLSTKLVPKSDPKWQRITRNNLDCDYLQLYSRSEADELLAECERVIEYNSGHLARVQIFGKWHDIPRKQVAHGDAGLTYSFSGNTVHARPWLPLLDTIRNKISSITGKEFNFVLINRYKDGCDHIGEHKDDEKDLVKGHPIASLSLGQPRDFVFKHQDARGKNASRKINPVKIELQHGSLLMMNHPTNSFWYHTLPQRKKLSGVRVNMTFRKMVLRPKTEKK, from the exons atgaggCAATCACTTTGGGGCTGTCTCATTGACTTGATTATCTCAG ACTTTGAACAGACACATGGAGCTAAAGACGATGTAGATGTAAATCGCCGTGAAATCGCAGACAGTGGTGAAGCCGACGTCGACGCACAGTCGAAGCTGTCCACGAAATTGGTCCCGAAATCGGATCCGAAATGGCAAAGAATCACGCGCAACAATTTAGACTGTGACTACCTGCAACTGTATTCTCGAAGTGAGGCGGATGAGTTACTAGCGGAATGCGAGAGGGTGATTGAATATAACTCGGGACATCTTGCAAGGGTGCAGATTTTTGGCAAGTGGCATGACATTCCAAGAAAACAG GTTGCCCATGGTGATGCTGGCCTGACTTACTCCTTTTCTGGCAACACTGTCCACGCCAGGCCGTGGCTTCCCCTGCTGGACACCATCAGAAACAAGATCTCAAGCATCACTGGGAAGGAGTTCAACTTCGTCCTCATCAACAG ATATAAGGATGGATGTGACCATATCGGGGAGCATAAGGATGACGAGAAGGACCTGGTCAAGGGACACCCAATTGCATCACTGTCTCTGGGACAACCTCGAGACTTTGTGTTCAAGCACCAGGATGCTCGTGGTAAGAATGCATCACGTAAAATCAACCCAGTGAAGATTGAGCTTCAGCATGGTTCTCTTCTGATGATGAACCACCCTACAAACAGCTTCTGGTACCACACCCTTCCTCAGAGGAAAAAACTCTCAGGAGTAAGGGTCAACATGACCTTCAGGAAGATGGTGTTGAGACCAAAGACAGAGAAGAAATGA
- the LOC137256245 gene encoding uncharacterized protein, with product MMSETEGKRSRRRRSIRLHRQSSVPLLPVSTSNYGDECPDSDPSESVNVANMDVSVFSASQLAQDDDRGSFWVEVTEDTQRTRKSRRSNIGFQVIQNASKNDIAESTDGSSTPVLFDGSGGSKAMVGYGQCDSPDIEIPRLPCSEELCHFPTPTMYHTLTEDKSLGTSETKTPSLLSYGRNASPCIKTPSQEEFDGGFDDAFMLDTPITHHQVDKSCPPSCEDDSEDSLLIGTPDLAKFNKNIRFRCSLDFSEFDQTPVKGEDISADVSQDSVHESPIVGFVYDKLCASDLIRRKRAKSRSDSNEETKGQNPRDQTSFKHGTPRRILDTSSNTGKQDVREVISSSRAVDSDTTESSFMSVGHVNVSGRSFRSTSTSSYTSCVEDVLSQPSSNPSLQNSPGYTPPSDQVVADSPSTPTSLLEESNQDNKSTTVTADKQGIPTNVCQDTRDPFTPGSITASTDCQRSEQIVSVSETGEDSKSKPNTAPDVPEMEQTSSCHPEPKGKERSITSEVCDLFRNLAKKFSSSGKKRRKTGSLKKVKERGRGRKRDDAGTSSSSADILRGSSDIMPGSAEVVSGFGDVTPSSAEEAELFSFRKDLSEQPTPEKRPAAILSNQSLDFSPFLAPSQNCVIPDEQAEVQSPVWKLQSSAASSDVVVCENAASVNSPVFETTVLQEKCVNIESCEKVVNEPTQKRRGRPKRRSVETAVLNQECENFRANEPEQNKEEVEETSTLRRSRRSRRSSLEIFRYQSHTPDDVVLEDSPNSDSPERVVSEVQPKKTRNRRKAAAALEENLEDLYRNKNYKAPGERMWETLFESPEKTKQPELLMSRRKYRRSLAFEVVPPSKMKRRLQRAMSQGWDVTGRKRKLVQMEEVKMKIAALSAEIEIDHNKITM from the coding sequence ATGATGAGTGAAACAGAAGGAAAGCGTTCACGTCGACGGAGGTCAATCAGGCTTCATCGTCAGTCCTCTGTTCCCCTTCTTCCTGTTTCAACCTCCAACTACGGAGACGAGTGTCCCGATAGTGATCCTTCAGAAAGCGTCAATGTCGCTAATATGGACGTGTCGGTCTTCAGTGCATCACAGTTAGCACAAGACGATGACAGGGGAAGCTTCTGGGTagaggttactgaagatacacaacGGACAAGAAAATCTAGAAGATCCAACATTGGGTTTCAAGTGATCCAAAATGCAAGCAaaaatgatattgctgaatctACTGATGGTTCAAGTACTCCAGTCTTGTTTGATGGCTCAGGAGGCAGTAAAGCCATGGTGGGTTATGGACAGTGTGACAGCCCAGATATAGAGATACCCAGACTGCCTTGCTCTGAGGAGCTGTGTCACTTCCCAACACCAACCATGTATCACACATTGACTGAAGATAAGAGTCTAGGGACATCAGAAACTAAAACTCCTTCTCTGTTGAGTTATGGTCGCAATGCTTCTCCATGTATCAAAACTCCATCCCAAGAAGAATTTGATGGAGGATTTGATGATGCATTTATGCTTGACACGCCAATCACTCACCATCAAGTTGACAAGAGTTGTCCGCCTTCATGTGAAGATGATAGCGAGGACAGTTTGCTCATCGGTACGCCTGATCTGGCCAAGTTTAATAAAAACATTCGCTTCAGGTGCTCTCTGGATTTTTCAGAGTTTGACCAGACGCCTGTGAAAGGGGAGGACATTTCTGCAGATGTTTCTCAAGATTCAGTTCATGAGTCGCCCATTGTTGGTTTTGTGTATGATAAGCTCTGTGCTTCTGATCTCATAAGAAGAAAAAGGGCCAAATCACGTTCTGATAGCAATGAGGAAACAAAAGGTCAGAACCCACGGGACCAAACATCTTTTAAGCATGGTACTCCAAGGCGTATTCTTGACACCAGCAGCAACACAGGTAAACAAGATGTACGAGAAGTTATTTCTAGCAGTCGAGCAGTTGACTCAGACACTACAGAGAGCTCTTTCATGTCTGTGGGACATGTGAATGTGTCTGGGAGGAGCTTCAGGTCAACCTCCACCAGCTCCTACACCAGTTGTGTGGAGGATGTCCTTAGTCAGCCCAGCTCTAACCCCTCCCTCCAAAACTCACCAGGATATACTCCACCATCAGACCAAGTTGTGGCAGATTCACCCAGTACTCCCACTTCTTTGTTGGAAGAGTCCAATCAAGATAACAAGTCAACAACAGTAACCGCAGACAAACAAGGCATTCCTACCAATGTATGTCAAGATACAAGAGATCCATTTACACCTGGCTCCATTACAGCCAGTACAGACTGTCAAAGAAGTGAGCAGATTGTTAGTGTATCTGAGACTGGGGAAGATTCAAAAAGCAAACCAAATACTGCTCCTGATGTGCCAGAAATGGAGCAAACATCTTCCTGTCATCCTGAACCTAAAGGCAAGGAGCGAAGCATTACTTCTGAAGTGTGTGACTTGTTCCGTAATCTTGCAAAGAAATTTTCAAGCAGTGGCAAAAAGAGGAGGAAAACAGGCAGTTTGAAGAAGGTCAAGGAACGAGGAAGGGGAAGGAAGAGAGATGATGCTGGTACATCCAGTTCTTCTGCTGATATCTTAAGAGGTTCTTCTGATATCATGCCTGGTTCAGCTGAAGTTGTGTCTGGCTTTGGTGATGTCACTCCTAGTTCTGCTGAAGAGGCTGAACTATTCAGTTTCAGGAAGGATCTCTCAGAGCAGCCAACTCCTGAAAAGAGGCCAGCTGCAATTTTATCAAATCAGTCTCTAGACTTCAGTCCTTTCTTAGCACCTAGCCAGAACTGTGTCATTCCTGATGAACAAGCTGAGGTACAATCACCAGTCTGGAAACTCCAGAGCAGTGCTGCCAGCAGTGATGTAGTTGTTTGTGAAAATGCAGCCTCTGTGAATTCACCAGTTTTTGAAACAACAGTCCTTCAGGAAAAATGTGTTAATATTGAAAGTTGTGAAAAAGTGGTTAATGAACCAACTCAAAAAAGGCGGGGAAGGCCAAAGCGGAGATCAGTAGAAACAGCTGTTCTAAACCAAGAATGTGAAAACTTTCGTGCTAATGAGCCAGAACAAAACAAAGAGGAAGTAGAAGAAACATCGACTCTTCGAAGAAGCAGACGATCACGAAGGAGTTCTCTGGAGATTTTCCGCTACCAGTCACACACTCCtgatgatgttgttttagaagaTTCACCAAACTCAGACAGCCCAGAAAGGGTTGTATCTGAAGTACAACCCAAAAAGACAAGGAATCGCAGAAAGGCAGCAGCAGCTTTGGAGGAAAACCTGGAGGATCTGTACAGAAACAAGAACTATAAAGCCCCAGGGGAACGTATGTGGGAGACATTGTTTGAGTCACCAGAAAAGACCAAGCAGCCGGAGCTCTTGATGAGCAGACGCAAGTATCGGAGGTCCCTTGCATTTGAAGTTGTTCCCCCTTCCAAGATGAAGCGCCGTTTGCAGAGAGCCATGTCTCAGGGCTGGGACGTTACAGGGAGGAAAAGGAAGTTAGTTCAGATGGAGGAAGTAAAGATGAAGATAGCTGCACTTAGTGCAGAGATAGAAATAGATCACAATAAGATCACCATGTAA